The sequence gtacacacttgcaaaatttgtacaatatttacccTTTATTTGAATGCGTATGATACTTATTACTTTTGTGTATCTGCAATGTAAACTTACACAgcaagtacaaagtaaacacataaagatctttaaaaaaaaaaaaaagtgcaactcactaattgaataaaccaaaaaatactattcatgagctTTTGGCTCTTTTAATATAgttaatagaaatagaaatagatttccatagtatttttaatttttcataacaaattctagatagcaagtttttattgattttaaaatggatttattattgatatcatttttttattcatcaataATAGCTGACCAGTTATCACttatgattttttgtgaaattaatgtaaaaatatttggacttcacattttttttatcaataaaaaactaagatctcaataattgtgaaaatattgtgataataacaataaacgtacaagttacaacatttttgcaaaatagttattttcagttgtggttggtcacagtttaatcatatacaaaaaaaaaaaaaaaaaggctagtaaacagtgcaaattgaagaaaaaaaaaaatgtaactacTACTCTAGCTTTATACATTTACATTTTTGTTATGAAAgcgttgtgaaaaatattgtggatataacacttcttttttcataatatctttatttttagttgtggttaattttagtatgatattttattttgacttataaggaattaacacatcaacaattatgaaaatattgtgataatttattgtgttaactaACAACTTGacgtataaaaaaatttataaacaataataaaaagtgaACTGGACGAAAATATtaccccaacccaaaaaaaagaaaaaaagaatgggttGAATTGACCAAACTACTCTAGAAAGAGGCATtgcctctttttatatagtgtgtgtatatatatatatttatatttatatatataaagaattaacacatcaacaattataaaatattgtgataatttattgtgttaattaacaactttttttataaaaaaacaataagaagTGGACTAGACGAAAATATTACCCcaaccccaaaagaaaaaagaaaaaaagaatgggttAAATAAACCAAATGTGTACTGTAGgggcatccaaaaaaaaaaagaaaaaagaatggaatgaaTAAATCAAACTACTGTAGTTAGAGGTGTtgcctctttttatatagttagtagaaaaaaaaaaaaaaagtaaatataacTTTGGTATACAAACCTACGTTGAAATTGAGagtcaataaaaaaattgagttcaaaattttttaataaaaaaattgatgagtgAGCCGGGTTTGGTATGGGTTCGACCGGGTTGGATTGGGTAAAAAAACGGGTTGCTATTTCTATCACTCATAtcctatttattattattattttggtttaattaaGAGGTCTTATCAGTTTAACTTTAAGGTGACATGACCCGCTTTGTCACAACTGAAAGAACCTAGCAAAATTGGATCCGAACCCAATACCCGAACCACTTAACTCCGACCCGACCGCTACCGAGGTCTAAAACCGAGCACAAGCCATAACCTCTGCAATCTGCTGTCGTATTTTAGTTGTTGTGCAAAGTGCAGAGATTATTTGGGAAATCAAAAagaccaaaacaaacaaaaatgtaTCGACCATCTTCATCACATCTTTCTCTGTCTAAATTGAAATCGTTTTTCAGACTCAGACACCCTTTTCATCGATCTCTAATACCcacttcttcatcttcatcttccttcCACTCACTCGTTTCAGACTCACCCACCTCAAATTCCCATCTTTTGCCTCATCCAACTCGCTTAATCTCACAAACCCACTTCACTGGAACTCACCTGAACCTCCTCAGGAAATACAGTTCTGAGTCGGTGGACCACAACAAAGAGGTGGACACTATCAACCTCAAGTTTGCTGAAGCCAGAGAGGAGATAGAGATGGCTATGGAGTCCAAAGAGACTGTGTATTTCAATGAGGAAGCAGAGTGTGCTCGGGCTGCTGTCAAGGAAGTCCTAGACAGGTTTGAAGGGCTATTGGCCAAGTTGCCAGAGAGTCAGAGAGCTGCGTTGCAGAGGTCTATGGGGCTTAAGATTGAGCAGTTGAAGGCTGAGCTTCAACAGTTGAATGAGTAATGAGGTGGGTCTATTTGGgtttttctcaattttgtttcattttgtgGAAAACAATTTGGAAGATGATAAGAGTTGGTTATTGCATTTGCGGTGGTTAAGAATAGAGATGAATTTTGAATAATGAATTGGCATTAGTTTATTCGTAATAGATGAACGTTGCTAATGTGAAATTTATGTACTTATGAATTGGTGCTGCATTCAATGGCTTATGGAAATTTATGTTTCTACTTTTGTTTATTGTTCCATAGTTCTTGCATTTTCATTTCAACTAGTTAAGTTTGTTGTGATTTTCACGTCACTATTCGAAACTAATGTAATGAATGGCGTTGCTTGCTTTTGAGGTTGAAGATCTAGTATCTCAAACATGTTATCGATGTTATGGTTGTTAGAGTGATATCAATACAAAAGTACCTTACAGCTCTATGGGATTTTTAGAGGATAAATGATCAAGACAGGGTATTACCTAACCCTTACAACAGTTAACAGACATTCCAACAGAAAGGAATAAAAACCAGAACTtaccaaccaaaacaaaacctcCCTAATGATCTAATGAGGTACTTATTGATTCTGAAAACGTCTagaagaaataagttttttgagaaggaattaATGCCactaatagaaaataaagaaaacccaTAATGATGGCAAAAGGCAGATTATGATTTTAACCCATAATAGGGCCACATCACTTGTCTATCTTGCAAGTTATGATACATTCTACTTTTTGGACTACAAGATGATTTAAAAACCATATGTTCCCCTTTCCTGTGCAAAGGATCTAACCAATCTCACTAATCAACTGAAAAACCCAAGCTGGTTTCTTGATTGCAACCAGACCATCACTTCAGCTGTGACTCTTTAAATCAACTATAATATATTGATAGGGTTTCCTGATGCATTCTTTGGTGGCATTTGTTCACCAGTTTATACCCTGAGAGGGTTTCAAGCGGTGCAGTGGTTGTCTCAAATTATGTTCTCGATTTTTCACTTCTCTTCTAGTCCTTGTTACACTTGTCCAAGACCCTAAATCATATCACGACTattgaaatttcaaatcctGTTAGTGGAACAGATTACTTTTTTcacaaataaaggaaaatagtCTCCTTTGCTGCTAACCTGTGACTTGTATTAAACCATGATTGCTAAAGAAAAAGTAGGAAACAGCTATTTGGGGAATACCACTATCCACAAATTCCTTTCAGCTTAAAAGTCTagttacatcttttttttttataggtaatgtaaaatattattaattaacaaGCCAACccgagtacattggggatgtatTATGGGGACACAATCAggaaccaaaattaaaatgatcaaGTAAAACAGGAAGGGAAAAACAAGAATGAGACAAAGTCACACTCCATTCAAGGAGAGTTTGCAAGAAAAAGGACTTAACCTCTAGCGTAGAATGTTCACATCCCTCCAAACTTCTAGCATTCCTTTCATGCCAAATACACCATATCAAGCAGTGAGGCACTAGTCTCCCAAAATCTATATTGCGATGTCGCCCAAACTTACCCTGCCAAGATTTAAACAACTCAATAACCTTATGAGGCATAACCTAGTGAATTCCAAACAAACAGAACACCAACGACCACAACTCACAAGCTATGGGGCAATGAAGCCCACTGACTCCCCACAACTATTgaacatataacaccaatcaagAACTAGCACACGTCTTTTGCGAAGGTTGCCTGTTGTTAAAATCTTACCTAAGGAAGTAGACCATGAAAAGAAAGCTACCCTTGGAGGAACCTTCAACTGCCATATCTCCAAGGGAAGGATAAGACAGTAGGAGggtagaaagaaagatagaatcCTCTAATCTCAAAATCTCTACTCCTTACTGGCTTCCAACAAACCTTATTAGGACCAAACCCCTACACTGTTGAAGAGTAGACCATATCCGTAAACAGATCAAAAGATTCTTGTTCCCATTTTTGCGGTGGATGACAAAATTGAACATCCCAATGAATCCTCCCAGCAGACCAACACATAACCTCTGCCACTGAAGAATCCCTTTCCCTACTAATACAATTAAGTTCTGGAAAAGCCATTTGAAGGGTACAATCCCTACACCACACATGCTTCCAAAAGGCTAATTACATTTCCCTTTTGCTGGTTTTTAAGATAGTATCTTAAAAGCCACTAAGTGTAGAatcctaaaagaaaaatactattCACTTCGTAAAATACTTCATAATTTACATCTCGTCAATTGCTGTTGGACCTTATCAGGACCGTGTTTAATTCTTGCTACTAGGCTCATGAAAGTTCCCTCAACAGATTCACTATTGTTTGAAGAGTAATTTGCAACGTAATAGCTGCACTTTTGAGGATGGGGAGAGACCTCTGGATCAGTTGAAATCCTTTTTAATTCGCACattgtttgattggtcttgtGCGTGGGGTTTTACACTTTGTAATTCTATTTTGAGTTCCAAAACTCACTTTGTTTTTCTGTTcgatttgttgtaatttttttaaaatactttgtgttcatgtttgtGAACATGAAGTAATCttctcttaataaaattttatttctaataaataagaaaagaagagtGATTTGCAACTGAAATGATCAACTGATATGATAGAAAATATAATGGGGCAGGCTGCCTGCCATTGTTTATATGGTACAAGTAAGTACTCCCTGAACGTTCAACAACAAGATAgctacaggaaaaaaaaaaaaaaaaaactaagccGTTATTTCTCAGAATCTGAATCactttttggataaattaaataatgtttCAGAACTCACCTTAAAATGAATTTTCTTCCTGCTGttgaaatgcaaaataaattgaataaaacttgtaataaattACTACTCCCAAAAGTTTAACTATTGGATGGTGGAACATATGGGTCCAAGGCCACACACACCCCACCCCCTTctaggggaaaaaagaaaaaagaaaaagagtgaggGCCAACATGTGAACTTTTGAAGTTTGGAATTTTGATGAGCCGGGTTTGGACACGATATCATTATAAATTATCACTTATAGCATgttgataaagaaagaaactcTAAGTCCCTTTGGGGACAACTGGGTGGTGGGCTCAATGGACTTGAAGGGTGCGCTGTAAATCCGAAGTTCCCAAGTTCCATCCATCACACTAACGGTCCATGGGGTTTCCGAGGTGCCTCATGGGTAGGAAGTAGAATAGTTTGGCCAAAAGCTGGGACACTAGTTccttatataaataaaaaaggggaaaaaaagaaaagaaaagaaaagaaggtacCTCTAAGCGATATCTGCCGAAAGGAGGTGCTGGaatttcttgattttgattCCTGCCCTCTTACTATTCATTTCTTATATAGGGAAAGCGTGATTACAACAGGATGAGGAAATTCTTGAATGGGACAGCTGGTGGGGACAACTCTTAGAAACTTCCTAGAACCTTCCTCACCCTTTCTAGAAGGGTACCACCCATACAACACAAGTGTACAACCCATAATATCCTCTTTCTATTTCTCTAATTCTCCCCTTCAAGTTCTATATGTTGTATAAGCCCAACTTGGAACATATAGACTCTAAATAACCCCTATATAAGGTTTGATAAAAATATCAGCAAGTTGGTCTTCAAACTTCATAAGCAGTTTAGTAACATTTCCACTTAGAATCTTGTCTTGGACAAAGTGGCAATCTAATTCAATGTGCTTTTTCCTCTCGTGGAACACATGACTGGAAGCAATGTGTATAGTGGCTTAATTATCACAAGATAGTGGAATAGAAGTAGGTATTGTGAAGAATAACTTCTGAAGGAAATGTTATAACCATGTCAACTCACAAGTGGTATTTGTCATCGCTCTGTATTCTGCTTCTGTACTTGATCAAACAACTTAATTTTTGCTTCTTACTTTTCCACGTCATAAGATTTCCTCCTAAAAAGGTGCAATGGTAGATCTTCTGTCTAAAGGTGATCCTGCCCAATTTGCATGCCCTGATCGGAGGCTTCCTTCAGATACTGAACCATCTGATAGCAGCATCCCAATGTGAGGACTCTTGGGGCTTCTAGGAACTGACCTATGACGCTAACTGCAAATGAAATGTTCAGCCTTGTGATGATAAGATGATTGAGTTTCCCAACAAGGTGATGATATCTGCTATGATCTGAaaatatttctctattttctcttaagAGATTCTGATTTGGATCCATAGGAGTGTCAAC is a genomic window of Quercus lobata isolate SW786 chromosome 2, ValleyOak3.0 Primary Assembly, whole genome shotgun sequence containing:
- the LOC115975500 gene encoding uncharacterized protein LOC115975500 is translated as MYRPSSSHLSLSKLKSFFRLRHPFHRSLIPTSSSSSSFHSLVSDSPTSNSHLLPHPTRLISQTHFTGTHLNLLRKYSSESVDHNKEVDTINLKFAEAREEIEMAMESKETVYFNEEAECARAAVKEVLDRFEGLLAKLPESQRAALQRSMGLKIEQLKAELQQLNE